One genomic region from Nostoc sphaeroides encodes:
- a CDS encoding 4-hydroxybenzoate solanesyltransferase, which produces MLRTPELPQQPVWLVIVRLLRWHKPEGRLILMIPALWAVFLAASGKPPLPLVGVIILGTLATSAAGCVVNDLWDRDIDPEVERTRDRPLASRALSVKVGIVVAIVSLVCAAILAFYLNPLSFWLCVAAVPVILLYPGAKRVFPVPQLVLSIAWGFAVLISWSAVTQSISQPTWLLWGATVLWTLGFDTVYAMSDKEDDRRIGINSSALFFGNYAPVAIGIFFAGTILLLAWLGVLIHLHLAFWISLAVATIGWVWQSWRLRGRNLPNPVYGEMFRQNVWIGFILLAGMIAGSF; this is translated from the coding sequence GGCTTGTAATTGTCCGGCTTTTGCGCTGGCATAAACCAGAAGGGCGGTTAATTTTAATGATTCCTGCCCTTTGGGCTGTTTTTTTAGCAGCTTCTGGGAAACCGCCTTTACCTCTGGTTGGTGTGATTATATTAGGTACTCTAGCCACGAGTGCAGCCGGATGTGTTGTCAATGATTTGTGGGATCGGGATATTGATCCAGAAGTAGAGAGAACACGCGATCGCCCCCTTGCATCTCGCGCCTTGTCTGTGAAAGTTGGAATTGTAGTTGCGATCGTCTCGCTAGTATGTGCAGCTATCCTGGCATTTTATCTTAACCCCCTGAGTTTCTGGTTATGCGTGGCAGCAGTGCCCGTAATTTTGCTTTATCCAGGTGCAAAGCGGGTGTTTCCTGTGCCGCAACTGGTGCTTTCTATCGCTTGGGGTTTCGCCGTGTTGATTAGCTGGAGTGCAGTCACACAAAGCATCTCCCAACCAACTTGGTTACTTTGGGGCGCGACTGTATTGTGGACATTGGGATTTGATACAGTTTACGCCATGAGCGACAAGGAAGACGATCGCCGCATTGGGATTAATTCTAGCGCTCTATTTTTTGGGAATTATGCCCCTGTAGCTATTGGAATTTTCTTTGCTGGCACAATCTTGTTATTGGCTTGGTTAGGTGTACTCATACATCTGCACTTAGCCTTCTGGATTAGCCTTGCAGTTGCTACTATTGGATGGGTTTGGCAGTCTTGGCGATTAAGAGGGCGAAACTTACCTAATCCTGTTTATGGTGAGATGTTCCGGCAAAACGTGTGGATTGGTTTTATTTTACTTGCTGGGATGATTGCTGGCTCATTTTAA
- a CDS encoding DsbA family protein codes for MRTFFDWFIPLFQYLRTCTAIGLLLLVVTWSFPAQAASRIDPQLEQQVLQIIREHPEAIIESVQTYQQQQQQKVKQTQEAFLQDLKTNPQKVIGESPSTGSIKSKTVLIEFSDFQCPYCAEAHKKLKELLAKYPDKLRLVYKNLPLSSIHAEALPAATAAWAAYQQGKFWEYHDALFTNQKQLGKALYLDIAKNLKLDLGKFKRDLNLATPAITKDIQLAEKLAVSGTPFFVINSPTFSGVVQLADIESILTSPK; via the coding sequence ATGCGTACATTCTTTGATTGGTTTATTCCCTTATTTCAGTATCTACGTACTTGCACAGCAATAGGTCTGCTACTTTTGGTTGTTACCTGGTCATTTCCTGCACAAGCTGCTAGCCGCATTGATCCGCAATTAGAACAGCAAGTGTTACAAATTATCCGCGAACATCCAGAGGCAATTATCGAATCTGTTCAAACTTATCAACAGCAACAACAACAGAAAGTCAAACAAACACAGGAAGCATTTTTGCAGGATTTAAAGACGAATCCTCAAAAAGTGATTGGTGAGTCTCCCAGCACAGGTTCAATTAAATCAAAAACTGTGCTAATAGAATTTTCCGATTTTCAATGTCCCTACTGTGCTGAGGCGCATAAAAAATTGAAAGAATTGTTAGCAAAGTATCCTGATAAACTAAGATTAGTTTACAAGAATTTACCCCTGAGTTCAATTCATGCTGAAGCATTGCCAGCTGCAACAGCAGCTTGGGCGGCATATCAGCAGGGCAAATTTTGGGAATATCATGATGCGCTATTTACTAATCAAAAGCAACTAGGTAAGGCGTTATATTTAGATATTGCTAAAAATCTGAAGCTAGATTTGGGTAAATTTAAACGCGACCTTAATCTTGCTACTCCCGCAATTACAAAAGATATTCAACTAGCTGAAAAATTGGCTGTTTCTGGCACACCTTTTTTTGTAATTAATAGTCCAACTTTTTCAGGAGTGGTGCAGCTAGCAGATATCGAAAGTATATTGACTAGTCCTAAGTAA
- a CDS encoding acyl-CoA thioesterase, giving the protein MLVNNSLHRPLEVVLKIPVKTYDIDFMGIVSNIVYIRWLEDLRLKFLDEHWQLNQQIEQGYAPVLAGTEIEYKRPIKIIDQVIGRLWLSNLGRLKWTVQAEIVSNNELAAVATQKGAFVSLENSRPIPIPEGLQKKYLEDQKGNLKDYL; this is encoded by the coding sequence ATGCTAGTAAATAACAGTTTGCACAGACCATTAGAAGTAGTATTAAAAATTCCTGTAAAAACATACGACATTGATTTTATGGGAATCGTGAGCAATATTGTGTATATTAGATGGCTAGAGGATTTACGTTTAAAGTTTTTAGATGAACACTGGCAACTAAATCAACAAATTGAGCAAGGATATGCGCCTGTTTTAGCTGGAACTGAAATTGAATATAAACGTCCGATAAAGATTATTGATCAAGTAATTGGACGTTTATGGCTGAGTAATTTAGGACGCTTGAAGTGGACTGTACAAGCTGAAATTGTATCTAACAATGAGTTAGCAGCAGTGGCTACCCAGAAGGGCGCTTTTGTCAGTTTAGAAAATAGTCGTCCTATTCCCATTCCAGAGGGATTACAGAAGAAATATTTAGAAGATCAAAAAGGGAATTTGAAAGACTATTTATAA
- a CDS encoding tautomerase family protein, with protein sequence MVQIKVYSLADKLNPIKAELSDVIHTSLIEVLQITPEKRFHRFFPLDKSDFYYPSDRTNNYLVMEISMFEGRTVETKKELIRLLIKNINEKLNIPIYDIEITIFETPKSSWGIRGLPGDELTLNYKVEV encoded by the coding sequence ATGGTACAAATCAAGGTATATTCTTTAGCTGACAAATTAAATCCTATTAAAGCAGAGCTATCAGATGTAATCCATACCTCCCTCATAGAGGTTTTACAGATTACCCCTGAAAAAAGATTTCACCGATTTTTCCCACTGGATAAATCAGATTTTTACTATCCATCTGATAGAACAAACAATTATCTGGTTATGGAAATTAGTATGTTTGAGGGACGAACAGTGGAAACAAAAAAAGAGTTGATTCGCTTGCTAATTAAAAATATCAATGAAAAATTAAATATTCCTATATACGATATTGAAATCACAATTTTTGAAACGCCCAAATCTAGCTGGGGTATTAGAGGTTTACCTGGCGACGAGTTAACCTTAAACTACAAAGTAGAAGTTTGA
- a CDS encoding TetR/AcrR family transcriptional regulator, which produces MSKGEETKTRILHQAAELFNQQGYAGSSMSDIMRVTGLQKGGIYNHFQSKDDLALQAFDFAIARIHQHTRFALRSKRHAVERLQAIIGVFSSFAENPPIKGGCPLLNTAVESDDAHPALRERAQQAMNSWLHLIRRIIETGIAKGEIRPEVNADEIATIIIATVEGAVMMSKLYGDSIHIHRVINHLNQYLETHL; this is translated from the coding sequence ATGTCTAAAGGCGAAGAAACAAAAACCAGAATTCTCCACCAAGCAGCCGAACTGTTTAACCAACAGGGGTATGCAGGCTCATCGATGTCAGACATCATGCGTGTTACGGGATTGCAGAAAGGAGGAATTTACAATCACTTCCAAAGCAAAGATGATCTGGCGCTACAGGCTTTTGACTTTGCGATCGCTCGCATCCATCAGCATACTAGATTTGCATTACGAAGCAAACGCCACGCAGTAGAACGCCTGCAAGCAATCATTGGCGTATTTAGTAGCTTTGCAGAAAATCCACCTATCAAGGGAGGGTGTCCACTGCTGAATACTGCTGTGGAAAGTGATGATGCTCATCCGGCGTTACGAGAACGCGCTCAACAGGCGATGAATTCTTGGCTGCATCTGATTCGTCGAATTATTGAAACGGGAATTGCCAAGGGTGAAATTCGCCCTGAAGTGAATGCTGATGAAATCGCTACCATCATAATTGCAACAGTGGAAGGAGCAGTAATGATGAGCAAGCTTTATGGAGATTCAATTCATATCCATAGGGTAATTAATCACCTGAATCAATATTTGGAAACTCACCTTTAA
- a CDS encoding sulfite exporter TauE/SafE family protein, whose product MEYLLLPFLSFFVGIIVGLTGIGGASLITPMLIFVFQVPPSIAVSSDVVAATLMKIVGSVKHWEQKTLDTEVVKWLAFGSVPGSLFGVGILHFIKRTGEYNLDNILLRLLGVMILLVTVLALVQLLLLTFFPKFNLPELPKLDLETNFGRFVTITLGAILGCLVGLTSVSSGSMFALVLIGFFRLDARKLVGTDISHAAILLLFTALGHLSLGTVDWSLVIPIWLGSVPGVLVGAKICQVAPQRPLRFIIYTILMMVSWKLVHQV is encoded by the coding sequence ATGGAATATTTATTACTACCGTTCTTAAGCTTTTTTGTTGGCATTATCGTTGGTTTGACGGGAATTGGCGGAGCCTCTCTCATCACCCCAATGTTAATTTTTGTCTTTCAGGTTCCGCCTTCTATCGCTGTGAGTTCTGATGTTGTGGCTGCCACATTGATGAAGATTGTTGGTAGCGTCAAGCATTGGGAACAGAAAACCCTTGACACAGAAGTTGTCAAATGGCTGGCATTCGGGAGTGTTCCAGGCTCACTGTTCGGCGTGGGGATTTTGCACTTCATTAAACGTACAGGTGAGTATAACCTGGATAACATCTTGCTCCGTTTGCTTGGTGTGATGATTTTGCTAGTCACAGTATTAGCACTGGTGCAATTGTTGCTATTAACTTTTTTCCCCAAATTTAATTTACCCGAACTGCCAAAATTAGACTTAGAAACTAACTTTGGTCGCTTTGTGACAATCACTTTAGGAGCAATTTTAGGCTGTTTGGTTGGTCTAACTAGCGTCTCTTCAGGTTCAATGTTTGCCCTGGTACTGATTGGGTTTTTCCGGCTTGATGCACGCAAGTTAGTGGGTACAGATATTTCACACGCAGCAATTTTACTGCTGTTTACAGCCCTCGGTCATCTCAGCCTGGGAACAGTTGATTGGAGTTTGGTAATACCTATATGGCTAGGCTCTGTTCCAGGGGTGTTAGTAGGCGCTAAAATCTGCCAGGTAGCTCCGCAACGCCCACTAAGGTTTATCATTTATACTATTTTGATGATGGTAAGTTGGAAATTAGTTCATCAGGTTTGA